In Arthrobacter citreus, a single genomic region encodes these proteins:
- a CDS encoding MarR family transcriptional regulator: MNKENQLLLENQLCFSIYACSREITKLYRPILDEIGITYPQYLALLSLWEKDQQTVKELGGTLFLDSGTLTPMLKRMESAGLIYRKRDSSDERKVFITLTEDGKALKEKAYCIPEKFFNESDTTQEEFLTILSQIKALLQKVQSANEN, from the coding sequence ATGAATAAAGAAAACCAGCTTTTGCTTGAAAATCAATTATGCTTTTCGATTTATGCTTGCTCTCGAGAAATTACGAAATTATATCGCCCAATATTAGATGAAATTGGCATTACTTACCCACAATACCTGGCACTACTTTCTCTTTGGGAAAAAGACCAACAAACTGTAAAAGAGCTTGGTGGAACTCTTTTTCTTGATTCAGGTACACTTACACCAATGCTAAAGCGCATGGAATCTGCCGGATTAATTTATCGCAAACGTGATTCAAGCGATGAGAGAAAAGTATTTATTACATTAACTGAAGATGGAAAAGCATTAAAAGAAAAAGCTTATTGTATTCCAGAGAAGTTTTTTAATGAAAGTGACACTACTCAAGAGGAATTTTTGACAATATTAAGTCAAATAAAGGCATTATTACAGAAAGTTCAATCTGCAAATGAAAATTAA
- the fetB gene encoding iron export ABC transporter permease subunit FetB, with protein MEGNLHITGVSLTFLLIIIAIALSYYQKLGVEKDIGVSSVRTVIQLMIMGYVLEYILKIEHFFIVIIILFCMILFGAHTSSKRSHHIEGAFFISFISIFLGVMISLGIVLVANKISLKAQYVIPISSMIISTSMNANSLALTRLRAEIQANKNQIEAALCLGATTKQASNHVIKNSIKAALIPSIDRAKTVGIVTLPGSMTGMIFAGISPLYAIKYQLLIECILIGAIAISVFSSTLLSYRKFFTKDDSLKYETILEG; from the coding sequence ATGGAAGGCAATTTGCATATAACAGGTGTATCGCTAACATTTCTATTAATTATTATTGCGATTGCATTATCATATTATCAAAAACTTGGCGTTGAAAAAGATATTGGTGTTTCTTCTGTTAGGACAGTAATTCAATTAATGATAATGGGTTATGTACTTGAATACATCCTTAAAATTGAACATTTTTTCATTGTCATCATTATTTTATTTTGTATGATTTTATTTGGTGCTCATACTTCAAGTAAACGGTCGCATCATATTGAAGGAGCATTTTTTATTTCATTTATTAGTATTTTTCTAGGCGTTATGATTTCTTTAGGAATTGTACTGGTAGCAAATAAAATTTCGTTAAAAGCTCAATATGTTATTCCAATTTCAAGTATGATTATTAGTACATCAATGAACGCAAATAGTTTAGCACTAACTAGACTTAGAGCTGAAATTCAAGCGAATAAAAATCAAATTGAAGCTGCACTATGCTTAGGTGCAACAACTAAGCAAGCATCAAATCATGTCATAAAAAATTCAATTAAAGCAGCATTAATTCCATCAATTGATCGTGCTAAAACAGTTGGAATCGTTACATTGCCAGGTTCAATGACTGGTATGATTTTTGCAGGCATTAGTCCCTTATATGCAATTAAATATCAATTATTAATTGAATGCATCTTAATCGGAGCAATTGCAATAAGCGTATTTTCCTCAACACTTCTATCTTATCGAAAGTTCTTTACAAAAGACGACTCATTAAAATACGAAACGATACTAGAGGGGTAG
- a CDS encoding organic hydroperoxide resistance protein yields the protein MEKLYTATATATGGRDGRVISSDDFINLALKPPVELGGPGGATNPEQLFAAGYSACFDSALNLVARQKSIKLEATSVTANITIGKDPADGGFKLAAQLDVKVQGVPTEVAVELVKAAHGVCPYSKATRGNMDVQLRVIG from the coding sequence ATGGAAAAATTATATACTGCTACAGCAACTGCAACGGGTGGACGTGACGGAAGAGTAATTTCATCAGATGATTTTATTAATTTAGCGCTTAAACCACCAGTAGAATTAGGTGGTCCTGGTGGTGCAACAAATCCTGAACAACTTTTCGCAGCTGGTTATTCAGCTTGCTTCGATAGTGCCTTAAACTTAGTAGCTCGTCAGAAAAGTATTAAATTAGAAGCTACATCTGTAACCGCAAACATAACAATTGGTAAAGATCCCGCTGACGGAGGGTTTAAATTAGCTGCTCAACTTGATGTAAAAGTGCAAGGAGTACCAACAGAAGTAGCAGTAGAACTAGTAAAGGCAGCACACGGTGTATGTCCATACTCTAAAGCGACTAGAGGAAACATGGACGTTCAATTGAGAGTTATTGGATAA
- the mprF gene encoding bifunctional lysylphosphatidylglycerol flippase/synthetase MprF, giving the protein MNKIRISKVGLFKLFFISILLVTFIFVGKNVLLNFDFQMFFNYMESLTLIQYFLIFALGIIAVSPMFLYDFVLVRLLKLDFSFRKILMVAWLANTSSNLIGLGGVAGTTIRTLFYRQERTGPEIVKAVSSVTIFLLSGLSILSLVLFTGIFDLSFLNEYKYLYVAIVIAICYFPLMFLVVYMKRNFFSENFSAKYMISLVTISLCEWSFIFLFIYFICLFLNIDISIIEVLPVFLVASVAALLSMIPGGLGSFDFIFLLGFTYFGIDKETTLLVLLIYRFSYFFFPFACGIVLALKLLWNKINQSFNNIPNQISTYLGHKILTILIFLSGVILLVSAAVPSMLLRISLLNLILPSTIINLSHLISVTTGFTLLGLSRGIDYKVKRAWYITLFMLIVGAITTYSKGLDYEEALFVLAVAFILFASKKQFYRESFVLTWGKLIVDNFILFFFLGSYLLIAYINLPHTNVRIPAKYLPYILVNSRDIVISAVLGFVAAFLFFYIAFFKVKRKEFNFIGTKNEEEKIRVHLNTYGGTELSHLVFLHDKYLFWAQDETVLFIFQPYADKLVILGDPIGEKSRIYPAIEELLNYADQFGYNLVFYQVNSNSLAYLHENGFDFFKLGEEGFTDISTFSLSGKRNKGIRALYNKFEREEYSFEMIEPPFSNEFFADLQNLSTEWLKGRKEKGFSLGYFDEDYIKLAPVAVIKNNENKLIAFASIMPNYNDHTISIDLMRHKIDAPKGIMDYMFINLIESFRLKDFHYFNIGMTPLANVGLSKYSFTSEKIAAQIYEYGQFLYHFQGLRSFKEKYVDSWTPKFLAYHKKTSLPITMLQITSLISKTRKP; this is encoded by the coding sequence ATGAATAAGATTCGGATTAGTAAAGTAGGTTTGTTTAAACTATTTTTCATTTCAATATTACTAGTTACATTCATCTTTGTTGGAAAAAACGTACTTTTAAATTTCGACTTTCAAATGTTCTTTAACTATATGGAGTCTCTTACATTAATACAATATTTTCTAATTTTTGCATTAGGTATTATTGCTGTTTCTCCAATGTTTTTATATGATTTCGTCCTTGTTAGACTATTAAAATTAGATTTCAGTTTTCGTAAAATTTTAATGGTAGCTTGGCTAGCAAACACTTCCTCTAACTTAATTGGACTCGGTGGTGTCGCTGGTACTACTATTCGTACTCTTTTTTATCGACAAGAGCGCACTGGACCAGAAATTGTTAAAGCGGTAAGTAGTGTAACAATCTTCTTACTTTCTGGATTATCGATATTGAGTTTAGTTTTATTTACAGGGATCTTTGATTTATCATTTTTAAATGAATATAAGTACTTATATGTCGCAATCGTCATTGCCATTTGTTATTTCCCGTTAATGTTTTTAGTTGTTTATATGAAGCGAAATTTTTTCTCGGAAAACTTTTCCGCAAAATATATGATCTCATTGGTTACCATTTCCTTATGTGAATGGTCCTTTATATTTTTATTTATTTACTTTATTTGTTTATTTTTAAATATTGATATTTCGATTATTGAAGTTTTGCCCGTTTTTTTAGTGGCCTCTGTAGCAGCACTGTTAAGTATGATCCCTGGCGGATTAGGTTCATTTGATTTTATTTTTCTATTAGGGTTCACATATTTTGGGATTGATAAAGAAACAACACTACTAGTTTTATTAATCTATCGTTTCAGTTATTTCTTCTTCCCATTTGCTTGTGGTATTGTTTTAGCACTCAAACTATTATGGAACAAAATCAATCAATCATTTAATAATATTCCAAACCAAATATCAACATATTTGGGCCATAAGATTTTAACAATTTTAATTTTCTTGTCTGGGGTAATTCTTTTAGTTTCCGCAGCTGTACCAAGCATGCTTTTAAGAATTAGTCTTTTAAATTTAATTTTACCTTCAACAATTATTAATCTTTCACATTTAATTTCTGTCACAACAGGCTTTACATTATTAGGGCTTTCGCGAGGAATTGATTATAAAGTGAAAAGAGCGTGGTATATTACTTTATTCATGCTAATTGTTGGAGCAATTACAACTTATTCAAAAGGATTAGATTATGAAGAAGCACTTTTTGTACTAGCAGTAGCATTTATATTATTTGCTTCAAAGAAACAATTTTATAGAGAAAGCTTTGTTTTAACATGGGGAAAGCTGATCGTTGATAATTTTATATTGTTTTTCTTTTTAGGTAGCTATTTACTAATTGCTTATATTAATCTTCCACATACAAATGTACGGATCCCTGCCAAATATTTGCCTTATATCCTTGTCAATTCGAGGGATATCGTAATAAGTGCAGTGCTTGGTTTTGTAGCTGCTTTTCTATTTTTTTATATCGCTTTTTTCAAAGTTAAAAGAAAAGAATTTAATTTTATAGGCACAAAAAATGAAGAAGAAAAAATAAGAGTCCATTTAAATACATATGGTGGAACTGAACTTTCCCATTTAGTTTTTTTACATGATAAATATTTATTTTGGGCTCAGGATGAAACAGTATTATTTATTTTCCAACCATATGCAGACAAACTAGTTATTTTAGGTGACCCAATTGGGGAAAAGTCCCGTATCTATCCTGCTATTGAAGAATTATTAAATTATGCTGATCAATTTGGATATAATCTCGTTTTCTATCAAGTAAACTCAAATTCTTTAGCGTACTTACATGAAAATGGATTTGATTTCTTTAAACTTGGTGAAGAAGGGTTTACGGATATTTCAACGTTCTCTTTATCTGGAAAACGTAATAAAGGTATTCGCGCCCTTTACAATAAGTTTGAACGTGAAGAATATAGTTTTGAAATGATTGAACCTCCGTTCTCAAATGAGTTCTTTGCAGATTTACAGAATTTATCTACTGAGTGGCTAAAAGGTAGAAAAGAAAAAGGTTTTTCACTTGGCTATTTTGATGAAGATTATATCAAACTTGCACCTGTAGCTGTTATTAAAAATAATGAAAATAAGTTAATTGCTTTCGCGTCTATTATGCCTAACTATAATGACCATACAATTTCAATTGATTTAATGCGCCATAAAATAGATGCACCAAAGGGAATTATGGATTATATGTTTATTAATTTAATTGAATCATTTAGATTGAAAGATTTTCACTACTTTAATATCGGAATGACACCTTTAGCAAATGTTGGACTTTCTAAATATTCATTTACTAGTGAAAAAATTGCAGCACAGATTTATGAATATGGACAGTTCTTGTATCATTTTCAAGGTTTAAGAAGCTTTAAAGAAAAATACGTGGATTCTTGGACACCGAAGTTTTTGGCATATCATAAAAAAACTTCTTTACCGATTACTATGTTACAAATTACTTCATTAATTTCTAAAACTAGAAAGCCGTAA